The Clostridium sp. AWRP genome has a window encoding:
- a CDS encoding undecaprenyldiphospho-muramoylpentapeptide beta-N-acetylglucosaminyltransferase: protein MKKIILTGGGSAGHVTPNLALVPRLKELGYNIQYIGTENGIERKIIEDQKIEYHIISSGKLRRYFDIKNFTDPFKVLKGILQAILIIRKEKPNIVFSKGGFVSVPVVIAAHINKVPVIAHESDITPGLANRLSAPYCTKICVTFPESLKNIKGNNSVLTGTPIRKELLDGSRIIGRRMCGFDNEKPVLLIIGGSLGSMFINNTVRNSLNELLKNYNIVHICGKGNLDRSLKERNGYVQFEYINEELPHIMNAADIVISRAGANVIFELLALKKPNLLIPLSKKSSRGDQILNAASFEKSGYSMVLQEEELTSQVLLDRIFKLYSSRNEYINNMEASPVQDAVGKIINLIEKCSI from the coding sequence TTGAAAAAAATAATACTTACAGGTGGAGGTTCTGCTGGACATGTTACACCTAATCTGGCCTTAGTTCCAAGATTAAAGGAACTGGGATATAACATACAGTATATAGGAACCGAAAACGGAATTGAAAGAAAAATAATAGAAGATCAAAAAATAGAGTACCATATAATATCTAGTGGTAAACTCCGAAGGTATTTTGATATAAAGAATTTTACTGATCCATTTAAAGTTTTAAAGGGAATACTTCAAGCTATACTTATAATAAGAAAGGAAAAACCAAACATAGTATTTTCAAAAGGAGGATTTGTTTCAGTTCCTGTGGTAATTGCTGCACATATAAATAAAGTACCTGTCATTGCCCATGAATCGGATATAACTCCCGGACTTGCAAATAGATTGTCTGCACCTTATTGTACTAAGATTTGTGTTACATTTCCAGAGTCTTTAAAAAACATAAAGGGCAATAACTCAGTTTTAACAGGAACTCCTATAAGGAAAGAACTTCTAGATGGAAGTAGGATAATAGGCAGGAGAATGTGTGGATTTGATAATGAGAAACCAGTACTTCTCATAATAGGTGGAAGTCTAGGATCTATGTTTATAAATAATACAGTTAGAAATTCACTAAATGAGCTTTTGAAAAATTATAATATAGTTCACATATGTGGAAAGGGTAATTTAGATAGATCCCTTAAGGAGAGAAATGGATATGTACAGTTTGAGTACATAAATGAAGAATTACCGCATATAATGAATGCAGCAGATATAGTTATATCTAGGGCTGGGGCAAACGTAATATTTGAATTACTTGCTTTAAAAAAGCCAAACTTGCTAATTCCACTGTCTAAAAAATCTAGTAGAGGAGATCAGATTTTAAATGCAGCTTCTTTTGAAAAAAGTGGATATAGTATGGTTCTCCAGGAAGAGGAACTTACTTCTCAGGTACTTTTAGATAGAATTTTTAAACTATATAGCTCTAGAAATGAATATATAAATAATATGGAGGCAAGTCCTGTACAGGATGCAGTAGGTAAAATCATAAATTTAATAGAAAAATGCAGTATTTAA
- the nifJ gene encoding pyruvate:ferredoxin (flavodoxin) oxidoreductase: MRKMKTMDGNTAAAYISYAFTDVAAIYPITPSSPMAEHVDEWVAKGKKNIFGQKVKVMEMQSEAGASGAVHGSLQAGALTSTYTASQGLLLMIPNMYKIAGELLPGVFHVSARAVAANSLNIFGDHQDVMATRQTGFALFAESSVQQVMDLSAVAHLSAIKGRVPFVNFFDGFRTSHEIQKIELLDYEELAKLVDQKALNDFRRRALNPDHPVTRGTAQNPDIYFQEREVSNKYYEALPEIVEGYMQEMTKLTGREYHLFNYYGAKDAERIIIAMGSVCETVEEVIDYLTAKGEKVGLLTVHLYRPFSIKHFMKYIPKTVKKIAVLDRTKEPGSIGEPLYLDVKNAFYGQEVQPVIVGGRYGLGSKDVLPSHILPVFENLKSDKPKDRFTLSIVDDVTNTSLPIGEDINTTPQGTTACKFWGLGSDGTVGANKSAIKIIGDHTDMYAQGYFAYDSKKSGGITVSHLRFGKSPIKSPYLIDKADFIAVHNKSYVHKYNVLEGLKKGGNFLLNTIWTPEELEKELPASMKRYIANNNINFYTLNAVKIAQEIGLGGRVNMICQSAFFKIANIIPIDDAVKYLKEAVVTSYGKKGQKVVDMNNAAIDKGVNAVVKIDVPASWKDAKDEAVEAKKDPAFIEKIVNPMNRQDGDKLPVSAFLGMEDGTFPAGTAAYEKRGIAINVPEWQVDKCIQCNQCSFVCPHAAIRPVLTTEEELAKAPQGFEAKDANGAKGLKFTMAISPLDCSGCGNCEDVCPAKEKALVMKPVDTQLSKTEAWDYAVNTVSHKDNPMKNKYSVKASQFEQPLLEFSGACAGCGETPYVKLVTQLFGDRMMIANATGCSSIWGASAPATPYTTNYRGHGPSWANSLFEDNAEYGLGMFLGVKQTRERLQDKIEEALKGSLSAELKAAFEDWIKNFTEGEGTRERADKITALLEKEKGNNTLLNDIYENRDFLVKRSHWIIGGDGWGYDIGYGGVDHVLASNEDVNILVLDTEVYSNTGGQSSKSTPTAAVAKFAASGKKTKKKDLGMMAMSYGYVYVAQISMGADKNQALKAIHEAEAYHGPSLIIAYAPCINHGLRVGMGKSQREAKRAVDCGYWALYRYNPELKEEGKKSFSLDSKEPTTDFKEFLMGEVRYSSLAKQFPDQADALFEKTKKDALQRIAGYKKLDSEQ; this comes from the coding sequence ATGCGTAAAATGAAAACTATGGATGGAAATACTGCTGCTGCTTATATTTCCTATGCATTTACTGATGTAGCAGCTATTTATCCAATAACTCCATCATCACCAATGGCAGAACATGTAGATGAATGGGTAGCTAAAGGAAAGAAAAATATTTTTGGACAAAAAGTAAAAGTTATGGAAATGCAATCAGAGGCTGGAGCATCAGGAGCTGTACATGGTTCACTACAAGCAGGAGCGTTGACTAGTACATATACTGCTTCTCAAGGTTTATTACTTATGATACCTAATATGTATAAGATTGCTGGTGAATTATTACCAGGAGTATTCCATGTATCAGCTAGAGCAGTAGCTGCAAATTCACTTAACATATTTGGTGACCATCAAGATGTTATGGCAACAAGACAAACTGGATTTGCTCTATTTGCAGAAAGTTCAGTACAACAGGTTATGGATCTTTCAGCAGTAGCACATTTATCAGCAATAAAAGGAAGAGTTCCATTTGTAAACTTCTTTGATGGATTCAGAACTTCTCATGAAATTCAAAAAATCGAATTATTAGATTATGAAGAATTAGCAAAATTAGTTGATCAGAAAGCTTTGAATGATTTTAGAAGAAGAGCTTTAAATCCAGATCATCCAGTAACTCGTGGTACAGCTCAAAATCCTGATATATACTTCCAGGAAAGAGAAGTTTCAAATAAGTACTACGAAGCACTTCCAGAGATAGTCGAAGGTTATATGCAAGAAATGACTAAACTTACAGGAAGAGAATACCACTTGTTTAATTACTATGGAGCAAAAGATGCAGAGAGAATTATAATAGCTATGGGTTCTGTCTGTGAAACTGTAGAAGAAGTAATTGATTACTTAACAGCAAAAGGTGAAAAAGTCGGATTACTTACAGTTCATTTATATAGACCATTTTCAATAAAACACTTTATGAAATACATACCAAAGACTGTTAAGAAAATTGCAGTTCTTGATAGAACAAAAGAACCAGGATCAATTGGAGAACCTCTTTACTTAGATGTTAAGAATGCTTTCTATGGACAAGAAGTACAACCAGTTATAGTTGGTGGAAGATATGGACTTGGTTCAAAAGATGTATTACCATCACATATTCTACCAGTATTTGAAAACTTAAAATCAGATAAACCTAAGGATAGATTTACATTAAGTATAGTTGATGATGTTACAAATACTTCATTACCTATAGGAGAAGATATAAATACAACACCACAAGGAACTACAGCTTGTAAGTTCTGGGGACTTGGATCAGATGGTACTGTTGGAGCAAACAAGAGTGCTATAAAGATTATTGGAGACCATACAGATATGTATGCTCAAGGATACTTTGCATATGATTCAAAGAAATCTGGTGGAATAACAGTTTCTCACTTAAGATTTGGTAAATCACCAATAAAATCACCATATCTTATAGATAAGGCTGATTTTATTGCAGTTCACAATAAATCTTATGTTCACAAGTATAATGTACTTGAAGGACTTAAAAAAGGTGGTAACTTCTTATTAAATACAATCTGGACTCCAGAAGAATTGGAAAAAGAATTACCAGCTTCAATGAAGAGATATATAGCAAATAATAACATAAATTTCTATACACTAAATGCTGTTAAAATAGCACAGGAAATTGGACTTGGTGGAAGAGTAAACATGATATGCCAGTCTGCATTCTTCAAGATTGCAAATATCATTCCAATAGATGATGCTGTTAAGTACTTAAAAGAAGCAGTTGTAACTTCTTATGGTAAGAAGGGACAAAAAGTTGTAGATATGAACAATGCTGCTATAGACAAGGGTGTAAATGCAGTAGTTAAAATAGATGTTCCAGCTTCATGGAAAGATGCTAAGGATGAAGCAGTAGAAGCTAAGAAAGATCCAGCATTCATAGAAAAGATAGTTAACCCTATGAATAGACAAGATGGAGACAAACTTCCGGTAAGTGCATTTTTAGGAATGGAAGATGGTACATTTCCAGCAGGAACTGCAGCTTATGAAAAGAGAGGAATAGCTATAAATGTTCCAGAATGGCAAGTAGACAAATGTATACAATGTAACCAGTGTTCATTTGTATGTCCACACGCAGCTATAAGACCAGTTCTTACAACTGAAGAGGAATTAGCTAAAGCACCTCAAGGATTTGAAGCTAAAGATGCAAATGGAGCAAAGGGACTTAAATTTACAATGGCTATTTCACCACTTGATTGTTCAGGATGTGGAAACTGTGAAGATGTATGTCCAGCAAAAGAAAAAGCTCTTGTTATGAAGCCAGTAGATACTCAGCTTTCAAAGACAGAAGCCTGGGACTATGCAGTCAATACTGTATCTCATAAGGATAACCCAATGAAGAACAAATACAGTGTAAAAGCAAGTCAGTTTGAGCAGCCATTACTTGAGTTCTCAGGAGCTTGTGCAGGATGCGGAGAAACTCCTTATGTTAAACTTGTAACCCAATTATTTGGTGATAGAATGATGATAGCAAATGCTACAGGATGTTCATCAATTTGGGGAGCATCAGCACCAGCAACTCCATACACAACTAACTACAGAGGACATGGTCCATCTTGGGCTAACTCATTATTTGAGGATAATGCTGAATATGGATTAGGTATGTTCCTTGGAGTTAAACAGACAAGAGAAAGACTTCAAGATAAAATTGAAGAAGCTTTAAAGGGTAGTTTAAGTGCAGAACTTAAAGCTGCTTTCGAAGACTGGATTAAAAACTTTACTGAAGGCGAAGGAACAAGAGAAAGAGCTGATAAAATAACAGCTTTACTTGAAAAAGAAAAGGGTAATAATACTCTATTAAATGATATTTATGAAAATAGAGACTTCTTAGTAAAGAGATCCCACTGGATAATCGGTGGAGACGGTTGGGGCTATGATATTGGTTACGGTGGAGTAGACCATGTTTTAGCTTCAAATGAAGATGTAAATATTCTTGTACTTGATACAGAAGTATATTCAAATACAGGTGGACAATCTTCAAAATCAACTCCAACAGCTGCTGTAGCTAAATTTGCAGCAAGTGGTAAGAAGACTAAGAAGAAAGATCTTGGAATGATGGCTATGAGTTATGGATATGTTTATGTAGCTCAGATTTCAATGGGTGCTGATAAGAATCAGGCATTAAAAGCAATTCATGAAGCAGAAGCTTATCATGGACCATCACTTATAATAGCTTATGCTCCATGTATCAACCATGGTTTAAGAGTTGGAATGGGAAAGAGCCAGAGAGAAGCTAAGAGAGCTGTTGATTGTGGATATTGGGCACTTTACAGATACAATCCAGAATTAAAAGAAGAAGGAAAGAAATCATTTAGCTTGGATTCAAAAGAACCAACTACAGATTTCAAGGAATTCTTAATGGGAGAAGTAAGATACTCTTCACTTGCTAAACAATTCCCAGATCAGGCAGATGCATTATTTGAAAAGACTAAGAAAGATGCTCTTCAAAGAATTGCAGGATATAAAAAGCTTGATAGTGAACAGTAA